The following coding sequences are from one Carassius auratus strain Wakin unplaced genomic scaffold, ASM336829v1 scaf_tig00216558, whole genome shotgun sequence window:
- the LOC113098433 gene encoding ankyrin repeat domain-containing protein 9-like, translated as MPLGMYESRADYKSPTQCQKTSFAFYQAVRDLLPVWVLEDMRTMEVFHWEDDGQACAYSPSEAFLYALVHDHQQYARYLLNRFSTRALEMPSRSFCCCQASTTPHLAMAVRYNRINILKMIMATIKDFTDCERRSYLNRHGCVHTDGSKTALHLACDLVRPECLALLLGHGACPYATDLTGNTPLDCLLSQFCQSDFDMRTKRLCLGYLILFMPTFRFQTKIQLQDNADVWKALIGENAFQWLSGTSPPSLFVQATQKLSQSIPTDQVDSLPDFLKPLDFKLDQA; from the coding sequence ATGCCTTTGGGGATGTACGAGAGCCGCGCGGATTATAAATCCCCGACACAATGCCAAAAAACCTCATTTGCATTTTACCAGGCTGTACGGGACCTTTTGCCGGTGTGGGTCCTGGAGGACATGCGGACAATGGAGGTGTTTCATTGGGAAGATGACGGACAGGCATGTGCATACTCCCCGTCGGAGGCGTTTCTGTACGCGCTGGTACATGACCACCAGCAGTACGCGCGTTATTTACTCAACAGGTTCTCCACCCGCGCGCTGGAGATGCCCAGCAGAAGCTTCTGCTGCTGCCAGGCGTCCACCACACCGCACCTGGCCATGGCCGTCCGCTACAACCGCATCAACATTCTGAAAATGATCATGGCCACCATTAAAGACTTCACAGACTGCGAGAGACGGAGCTACCTGAACCGTCACGGATGCGTCCACACGGACGGCAGCAAGACCGCGCTGCATCTCGCGTGTGATCTGGTGCGTCCCGAGTGCTTGGCACTGTTGCTGGGTCACGGCGCGTGTCCTTACGCAACGGACCTGACAGGGAACACCCCCTTGGACTGTTTACTCAGCCAGTTCTGCCAGAGTGACTTCGACATGCGGACGAAGCGCCTCTGCCTCGGCTACCTCATCTTATTCATGCCCACTTTTCGCTTCCAGACGAAAATACAGTTGCAGGACAATGCAGATGTGTGGAAGGCGCTCATAGGAGAAAATGCCTTCCAGTGGCTTTCAGGAACTTCACCCCCTTCACTGTTCGTTCAGGCCACGCAGAAGCTCAGTCAGTCCATTCCCACAGACCAGGTGGACTCACTGCCGGACTTCCTGAAACCCCTGGACTTTAAACT